The proteins below come from a single Anopheles arabiensis isolate DONGOLA unplaced genomic scaffold, AaraD3 Autosomal_pericentromeric_contig0001, whole genome shotgun sequence genomic window:
- the LOC120908245 gene encoding uncharacterized protein LOC120908245, translating into MKANVSTFPRGPYSVTDIPELPWVPSWCSSELCKILHPSTPQGVVMLHLPLWYSRHLRHSLRSLMNALLAATVVLRNFSQALNDTHVPPQRIHDDDSGWLLDEGTPLLDSSWSTTALQ; encoded by the exons ATGAAGGCGAATGTTTCCACCTTTCCTCGTGGCCCGTACAGCGTCACTG ACATACCGGAGTTACCATGGGTGCCTTCCTGGTGCAGCAGTGAATTATGCAAGATACTGCACCCATCTACGCCACAAGGAGTTGTGATGTTGCATCTTCCGTTGTGGTATTCGAGACATCTGCGACACAGTTTGCGTTCGTTGATGAACGCCCTCCTTGCAGCTACCGTAGTCCTGAGAAACTTCTCACAGGCGCTCAACGACACGCACGTCCCCCCACAGAGGATACACGACGATGACTCCGGGTGGCTGCTCGATGAAGGTACACCGCTGCTGGACTCATCCTGGAGTACCACGGCGTTACAGTAA